AATTAAAGACAACTGAAGTATATTACATTCTTGAAGGGGAAGGTCTAATGCACATAAATGAGGAAAAACAAAAAGTCCATCAGGGTCATGCAATTTATATTCCACCGAACTCCCTGCAATTCATCCAAAATACAGGTAAAAATGATCTGGTTTTCCTGTGCATAGTAGATCCTGCCTGGAAAAAAGAAGATGAAGTAATATATTAATTCAGCCAATCAATGAGCAAGCTGCAGGAAAACGTCCTCAAGATTGGGCTGTGAAATCTCAATATTATTGATATGAACATCACAGAACTTCTTTAAGATATCATTAAGTATGTACTCAATATTCTCTGCAACGATCACCACCCTTCCGTTCTCGGATTTAATATCCAGGATTTTCGGGATGTCATCCAGTGATGAAATTTCAAACCTGCCTTCATAATCAATAATTATCTTCTCGCCAAGTTTCATCTGCCTCTTCAGTTCACCGGGTGCGGCATTTGCGATTATTTCGCCATCCTTGATAAAAGCAATGCGCCCGCATAGCTGTTCAGCCTCTTTCATATAATGGGTTGTCAGGACAATAGTGATCCCTTTTTCGTCATGGATTTTTTTAATTAATTTGCGTATCTTTATAGCCATATCCGGGTCAAGACCGACAGTAGGTTCATCAAGGAACAGTAGGCGCGGATCGTTAAGAAGCGCTTTTGCAAGGGAAAGACGCTGTTTTGTACCTGTTGAAAGCGAATCAAATCTTGTATTCCTGAACTTCTCAAGTTCGAGCATACCAATTACATCATTTATGGATCCTTCCCTGTTTTCCAATCCGTAGAGCAATGCAAAATATTTGAGATTTTCATAAACCGTTAGGCTCCAGGGGAAATTTGGGTTTCCGCTGCTGATATTAACGATACATTTTACATTATTGGGATCTTTTAATGCATCGATACCGAAAACTTCCACTTTCCCGGAATCAGGTATCGACAGCGTTGAAAGTATGGAAATGAGCGTGGTTTTACCTGCCCCGTTCGGCCCGAGGACGCCAAATATCTCCCCTTCCCCGATATTGATGGAAACGTTCTTCAGTACCTCTTTTCTTCGATTTTGACTTTTATAATATTTGTATATCCCTTCAGCCTTAACTGCAAGCATGGATGTGATAATGAGCTATTATGAAATATAATTAGCTGATTTATTTTAATTAAAAAAATTTCGTCTTATAACTTTCATTTGTTGAATGTAAGAATGAATACACTCCCCTTCGATAGAGAGCTTTCAGCCCTGATGGAACCTCCATGATCCTCCATAATGGCTTTGCTAACTGTTAACCCAAGCCCTGCGCCACCATATGAACGGGTGGAATTATTATCTACCTGATAAAATTTATCGAAAATTTTATCAATTTTATCCGGTGGTATACCAACGCCATCATCTTTTACCCGCACTTCTATATAGTTCTCAAATTCAAAAGCTCTAATATCTACATTTCCGCCTTCATGGGTAAATTTCAGAGCATTACTTAAAAGATTTATGAATACCTGAATAACCTTATCTTTGTCCGCATTGATTTTCGGAAGATCTTCTGGAATATCTGTTGTGATCTTCAATCTGTTTTTCTCATATTGACTTCTTATGGTGCCAACGGCAGTATCAATAATATCATTCAGGTCCACTATTTCCATACTGTATTTCTGTTTGCCTGACTCAATTATGGAAATATCCAGCAGGTTGTTTACCAGGCGCGTTAGACGATCGATATTCCTTATTAAAATTTGTAATAATTCCTCCCTGGTACTTGCTTTTGAATCATTTTCCATTAGAATTTCTGAAGAAACTTTCATGGCAGTAAGCGGTGTTTTCAATTCATGTGATACCATTGACAGAAAATCTGATTTCAATTTATCAATTATCTTCAATTTTTCATTCGCATCCTGTAAAAGTTTGTTAGATTCATAAAGTTCGTCTGTCTTCTTTGCCACTTCACGTTCAAGAGATTTATTCCATCCAAAGAGTAATAAAATAATTGAAAAACTGCTCAATATAATAAAACCAACCGCTACCCCTATAAACAGATTCTGTTTTAAATATACCGAATTTATCAAGGAGTCAGCTTCCGAGACCGGGGATATCACGGCTATTGACCAGTTCTGATTGCGCCAGATGATGGGGGAATAGGCTATCAATTCCTTCTCATTTCCATTATCTTTGAAATAAAAGGGATCCGTACTGTTCAAAGCGTCTGGATATTTTGTACCTTCTTGATACCTGTGAGAACTATCATATAATATCCCTCCAAGGTCATCGACCATGAGGACCTCCCATGGAGGATTATAGTTTTTTAGGAATTTATCCGAGATATCTGAGATTGTCAGGATTGCAAGAATTTCACCTTTAAACGTATCTCCTTTGTAAACAGGGGTCCAGATGAAAGCTCCGAGTCCTCCCTCTAATAAATGCACAGGCCTTGTGATATTTGTCTTTCTTTTGTCTCTGACCCATTCAAAAGTATTTATCAGAACAGGTTCTGTTTCATTATCTTCCGGCCTTTTAAATTCATAAAGATCATATCCGAAAGGTGTATTTTCCCTGGGATACCCCATAGTAACTATACCACTTTCATTAATAAACTCAAATACATAAATGCCGCTGGTATGGTTGTAAACATTCGCAAATTCGGTTAATATCGTATCTGGCGATCCATCAGAAATATGCAAAGCCGTTATTTCAATAATTGTTGTTTTTTCGTTCAGGAATCCATTTAGCCCTGAAGAAATCTGTTTTGAAAGAAGTAGCTGTCTTTCACTAAACTGTTCCTGGATTATATTGTGGATCTCATCGTTTGATCTGATTCCAAGAAAAACAATAACTGTGACAGACAGTACACATGTGATTAAAACTATCAGCCAGTTTCGTTTAGTGTTCTGAATGCGAGTTTTTCTATCATTTAACCTTTTCATCTGAATTACCTAACACGTTTTTTAAAATGTGGTTTTGCATCACCTAAGACAAAAAGGATTACTTAACCTACAATCCTTATATTTTTACTATGATATCCAAATCGTAGCCACAATCCTGGGTTAAACCACCAGCATTTCAGACTATCAGGATTCTATTTAAATCGATCGATTCCAATCTCTATGATTTTGGAATCTCCACAACAAATACAGCTCCGCCTTCAGGATTATCTTCAACCCGGATCCTGCCATTATGAAGTTCAACAATTCTTCCTGCTATTGCTAGACCCAATCCTGAACCCTTTACGCCTTTCTTTTCATTCCTGTTGAATCTTTCGAAAATGAGTTTTTTTTCCGGATCTTTTATTCCCTCTCCAAAGTCTATAATCCTTACCGAACAGGAATTAGCCTCCTCTGTGCCTTTTACCACTATTCTTTTTCCCTGCGGGGCATATTTTATAGCATTTATTATAATGTTTATAAAAATATCTTCAATAATCCTGTTAGCTTTAACAGGTAATCTGGTTTCCAGGTTATTTTCAATCCTCATCCCGGCATTTACCGCAAGCGGTGTAAGATTTTCAATAACCTCTGTGACAACAATTTTCAAATCCAGATCCTTAAATCCAATAGATTCCAGACTCTTAAGCTTTGAAAGCTTTGTGGCATTATCAATAAGCTCCATTCCTTTGACAAGATTTCGTTTAATGGTATTGAGGTAGGATTTTTTCCGGGGATTTTTTTCATCTTCAAGAAAAAGTTCAACATATCCATTGGCCACATTAAGAGGATTCAAAAGGTCATGGTGCATGATATCAGTGAACAGTTCCTTCATGCGGTTGGACTCCACAAGTTCCTTGTTATATTTCCTGATAGCTTCTTCAGTATGTTTGCGTTCTGTGATATCTATTATTATTCCCTGGTAATGGGTAATATTTCCGTTCTTTTCGCGCTCGATCACTGTCCTGTCATCGACCCAGTGGACTGACCCATTTTTTGCAATGATGCGATACTCCTGATGTAACCTGTCATCACCACTCTTTGAATGTTCATGCACCTGTCTGGATACTCTTTCCAGATCGTCATGATGAATAATGGATTCATAAAGAAGCGCACCTGAAAGGAATTCCTCGGCACTGTAACCAAACTGGACTATATTATTTGAGACAAAATCGACTGGCCAGCCTTCCTCAGCCCTCCACCTGAAAAGAACTGTCTGGCTGTTCTCAACTACCAGGTTCGACAGGCGTAGCGCCTCCTCTGAACGCTCTCTTTCTGTGATATCTCTTGCGATCCCCTGGGTCCCTGTTACTTCCCCATTTTCATTTCTCAGTATCCTGATATTATGAAGGACATTAATTACCTTGCCGCTCTTTGAAATATACCTGTTCTCAAAATCGAAAACATCAGTGCCATTTTCTATCATTTCCCGGAATTTCTGGAAAGATTTCTCCCTATCCTCAGGATATATGTATTTAGACCAGTGATGACCGATCACTTCTCCAGGAAGAGCTTCTAATATCCGCAATCCTGCATCATTCATGAAGATATGATTGCGCTTCTTATCCGTCAAATAAATGATATCTGTAGTCAGTTCAACGAGATTCCTGTATTTTTCCTCTGATTGTTTGAGCTGCTCCTCCATATGCTTGCGTTTCGTAATGTCACGGACATATTCGATTACGCCATTCATCTGTCCGGTAATCATATCATTAAGAGGATAACTGTAAATTTCCACCCATCCCACCTGCTTTCCTCCAGGTCCGTGTCTGGCAACTTCTCTATAAGCTGCTTTGCCGGTTTTGAGCGTTTCCCAGGCAGGACAAAGCTCACACCGCTCTTTTCTTTGGTGATATGCTTCATAGCATTTCTTTCCAATAAGCGGCACAGCATGCGGGTACCAGCTTTCAGCGGTCTTGTTAGCACTGATAATGTTCATGCCCTTATCGATTATTCCGATTCCATCCTGGATGCTTGAATAGATGCTTTCAAGGAATTTCTCTCCTTTACGAAGCTTCTCTTCAGTACGCTTACGCTCGGTAATGTCTGCTATTGCCGCAAC
This Candidatus Methanoperedens sp. DNA region includes the following protein-coding sequences:
- a CDS encoding histidine kinase produces the protein MKRLNDRKTRIQNTKRNWLIVLITCVLSVTVIVFLGIRSNDEIHNIIQEQFSERQLLLSKQISSGLNGFLNEKTTIIEITALHISDGSPDTILTEFANVYNHTSGIYVFEFINESGIVTMGYPRENTPFGYDLYEFKRPEDNETEPVLINTFEWVRDKRKTNITRPVHLLEGGLGAFIWTPVYKGDTFKGEILAILTISDISDKFLKNYNPPWEVLMVDDLGGILYDSSHRYQEGTKYPDALNSTDPFYFKDNGNEKELIAYSPIIWRNQNWSIAVISPVSEADSLINSVYLKQNLFIGVAVGFIILSSFSIILLLFGWNKSLEREVAKKTDELYESNKLLQDANEKLKIIDKLKSDFLSMVSHELKTPLTAMKVSSEILMENDSKASTREELLQILIRNIDRLTRLVNNLLDISIIESGKQKYSMEIVDLNDIIDTAVGTIRSQYEKNRLKITTDIPEDLPKINADKDKVIQVFINLLSNALKFTHEGGNVDIRAFEFENYIEVRVKDDGVGIPPDKIDKIFDKFYQVDNNSTRSYGGAGLGLTVSKAIMEDHGGSIRAESSLSKGSVFILTFNK
- a CDS encoding PAS domain S-box protein, with the protein product MCVSSGKMKGKTKGQLIEELNSLKERLSTLENADIERKKVIKALSESEAKYRLLFDSAPVGIGIADLEGNIIDANKNMQEMSGFSLDEYRAIGVGATYADLEERKLLLDSLREKGKVRDWEGRLKRKDGSEYYALINADIMELKGRKVLLAIIRDISQIKRNEVALNAALAKAQEEKNKSEAIIAALGDGIIIQDTGYKIIYQNYVQNDLFGNKTGELCYKAYEGKEKICDDCPVERTFRDGKIHRSERKVSTDKGDFYYDLTSSPLRDSKGKIIAGIKVVREITGQKRLEQTLRESEEKYRRLVETLMEGIWVLDKDGNTTFVNPRMAQMLGYTVDEMLGKHVFSFMDEQEKENAMRYLERRSQGVKGQYDFEFIRKDGTKIYTSLETSPITDENGKYSGAVAAIADITERKRTEEKLRKGEKFLESIYSSIQDGIGIIDKGMNIISANKTAESWYPHAVPLIGKKCYEAYHQRKERCELCPAWETLKTGKAAYREVARHGPGGKQVGWVEIYSYPLNDMITGQMNGVIEYVRDITKRKHMEEQLKQSEEKYRNLVELTTDIIYLTDKKRNHIFMNDAGLRILEALPGEVIGHHWSKYIYPEDREKSFQKFREMIENGTDVFDFENRYISKSGKVINVLHNIRILRNENGEVTGTQGIARDITERERSEEALRLSNLVVENSQTVLFRWRAEEGWPVDFVSNNIVQFGYSAEEFLSGALLYESIIHHDDLERVSRQVHEHSKSGDDRLHQEYRIIAKNGSVHWVDDRTVIEREKNGNITHYQGIIIDITERKHTEEAIRKYNKELVESNRMKELFTDIMHHDLLNPLNVANGYVELFLEDEKNPRKKSYLNTIKRNLVKGMELIDNATKLSKLKSLESIGFKDLDLKIVVTEVIENLTPLAVNAGMRIENNLETRLPVKANRIIEDIFINIIINAIKYAPQGKRIVVKGTEEANSCSVRIIDFGEGIKDPEKKLIFERFNRNEKKGVKGSGLGLAIAGRIVELHNGRIRVEDNPEGGAVFVVEIPKS
- a CDS encoding ABC transporter ATP-binding protein; the encoded protein is MLAVKAEGIYKYYKSQNRRKEVLKNVSINIGEGEIFGVLGPNGAGKTTLISILSTLSIPDSGKVEVFGIDALKDPNNVKCIVNISSGNPNFPWSLTVYENLKYFALLYGLENREGSINDVIGMLELEKFRNTRFDSLSTGTKQRLSLAKALLNDPRLLFLDEPTVGLDPDMAIKIRKLIKKIHDEKGITIVLTTHYMKEAEQLCGRIAFIKDGEIIANAAPGELKRQMKLGEKIIIDYEGRFEISSLDDIPKILDIKSENGRVVIVAENIEYILNDILKKFCDVHINNIEISQPNLEDVFLQLAH
- a CDS encoding cupin domain-containing protein, with product MFIRDLNECEEFRAGDNSILRELLHPDRAEIAINYSLAHAIIKPGQTSLPHKLKTTEVYYILEGEGLMHINEEKQKVHQGHAIYIPPNSLQFIQNTGKNDLVFLCIVDPAWKKEDEVIY